One window from the genome of Amaranthus tricolor cultivar Red isolate AtriRed21 chromosome 9, ASM2621246v1, whole genome shotgun sequence encodes:
- the LOC130823366 gene encoding uncharacterized protein LOC130823366, with amino-acid sequence MPGIDPEIVTHKISVHEGVKPIKQKKRNFGFEKDKIIEEEVQKPLDAGFIEECLNPEWLANVVLLVDSTAGYTLLSYMDAFSGYHQIFMDPADKKKRHLYAQHGETYQRVMDKIFKIQRGRNLEVYVDDSIVKSYLVSQRGIDANPKKVQAVIDLTEPKNRHEFMQLTGRMAALSSRENHAIFHSFKSVCCNSYCQKIKALLVVVLTDLLLEKSMVKIERSGRLAKWAVEFNGLGVQFQPRRAIKGQALADIFAEWGTQDESEEPIWKLLTDRSSRLVGAGAGLVLITPEGKGIEYALKFQFKATNNEAEYEAVIAGLQLCKALEARRINLKTDSQLVVNQIKGSIRPKMLPRSQNEQVDALSKLGSSSMQNLKRSVLVEVKPVSSIHEDATSVFDIGSRDLPDWMKDLIQYKENGELPADPVLARKMKMKSLKFCMVDGELYKKAKNGPLLKCVTPSEANYILKEVHEGYCGHHLGARALAHKAFRIGYYWPTATEDSRNLCNGQAEATNKQILYGLQKKLEDTKAKWIDEIYNVLWSSRTTVKEATGQTPFKLVYGSETLLPVEIGV; translated from the exons ATGCCAGGTATTGACCCTGAGATAGTCACTCATAAAATAAGTGTCCATGAAGGAGTCAAGCCTATTAAACAGAAGAAAAGAAACTTTGGTtttgaaaaagataaaatcatTGAAGAAGAAGTTCAAAAGCCGCTAGATGCTGGTTTCATTGAGGAATGTCTCAACCCAGAATGGCTTGCTAATGTTGTTTTG CTAGTTGATTCAACTGCTGGATATACTCTTTTATCATATATGGATGCCTTTTCTGGCTATCATCAGATATTTATGGACCCTGCTGACAAAAAGAAACGGCATTTATATGCTCAACATGG GGAAACCTACCAGAGGGTAATGGATAAAATCTTCAAAATTCAGAGGGGTAGAAATTTAGAAGTATATGTAGATGATTCAATTGTAAAAA GCTACTTAGTTAGTCAAAGAGGTATTGATGCCAATCCGAAAAAGGTTCAAGCAGTCATTGATCTGACAGAACCTAAGAATAGGCATGAATTTATGCAATTAACAGGGAGGATGGCAGCTCTTTCCAGCAGAGAAAATCATGCCATTTTCCACAGTTTTAAAAG CGTTTGCTGTAATAGTTACTGCCAGAAAATTAAGGCCTTATTAGTGGTAGTCTTAACAGACCTACTATTAGAGAAAAGTATGGTGAAAATAGAAAGATCTGGAAGACTGGCAAAATGGGCTGTTGAATTTAATGGTCTCGGAGTACAATTTCAACCCAGAAGAGCTATAAAGGGTCAAGCATTGGCAGATATTTTTGCTGAATGGGGAACACAAGATGAAAGTGAGGAACCTATCTGGAAACTATTAACCGATAGGTCATCAAGACTCGTTGGTGCAGGGGCCGGATTGGTATTAATCACCCCAGAAGGGAAAGGTATTGAATACGCTttgaaatttcaatttaaagCTACCAACAACGAAGCTGAATATGAGGCTGTCATTGCTGGGTTACAATTGTGCAAAGCCCTGGAAGCGAGAAGGATCAATCTTAAAACTGATTCACAGCTAGTTGTGAATCAGATTAAAGGGAGTATAAGGCCAAAGAT GCTACCCAGATCACAGAATGAGCAAGTAGATGCACTTTCTAAATTAGGAAGTTCCAGTatgcagaatttaaaaaggTCAGTCTTAGTAGAAGTTAAACCCGTAAGTTCAATTCATGAAGACGCCACATCTGTCTTCGATATTGGAAGCAGAGATCTCCCAGATTGGATGAAAGATCTCATCCAATACAAAGAAAATGGAGAACTTCCAGCAGATCCAGTTCTTGCCAGAAAGATGAAAATGAAGTCACTAAAATTTTGTATGGTAGATGGCGAATTATATAAAAAGGCAAAAAATGGTCCTCTGTTGAAATGTGTAACTCCATCAGAAGCTAACTACATCCTAAAAGAAGTCCATGAAGGATATTGTGGTCATCATTTGGGAGCTAGGGCTCTGGCTCATAAAGCTTTCAGAATTGGTTATTATTGGCCCACAGCAACAGAAGATTCCAGAAACTTG TGTAATGGACAAGCCGAAGCAACCAATAAACAAATTCTATATGGGCTCCAGAAGAAGCTGGAAGATACAAAAGCAAAATGGATTGATGAAATCTATAATGTACTATGGTCCTCACGAACAACTGTGAAGGAGGCAACTGGTCAAACACCTTTCAAGCTTGTTTATGGTTCAGAAACACTCTTACCAGTTGAGATTGGAGTATAG